The sequence below is a genomic window from Dethiosulfovibrio peptidovorans.
CGACTGCTCCCGTTGCAGCGACTTCCAGCGAATCCGCATCTGCACCCTTTGGTCGGAGGCAGGAGGGAAGATGAGCTCTTCAAAGTCATTTCCAAAAGCACTCCTCATAGCGGAATTGATGTCTCTCTTGAATTCCCGATCACTTGTGTAGAGTGTGTGCAATACCGAGACGAGATTCTGTCCGTCTGGATCGACGTGCTTTTCCATTCGGGAAACGACAGGACTTCGTAAAGAGGCGTCCCTGTTGGTATGAATGTCATGATAAATAGATATTGAAGCCAACCATTTCTGAAAGGGGGGAATCCGCGGATTATGTGTGAACGGACCGGATGTCAGAGAAAGAAGTGTCTCCTCATCCGAGACGAACTCTTCAGGGGTGGTGAAACGGCTTTGAGATGCGTCGAAAATGACAGCAGCCTTCCCCGTCCGATCAAGAAATATGAATGGCTCATCTTGAGAACCAGAGCGTACCTCACGATAATTGGTCAATCGTTCGCTTCCGATTCTGTATGCGCTCCCACCGCCCAAGCCCAACATTTCAAGCTCGTATTGCTCAGGAAGACGATTATCATTTAGAGACGTTGTCTTTAGAACACATTTAATTGAGCTGGCTTTTCCGTCCCAAACTATAGGATCCATTCCCCCAAGTGACTGTACATGCTTCCCCAGCCTGCCCTGCGCAGACAGAGAGAGTAGCTCTAAAAAGCGCAACAGGTTGGACTTGCCGCTTCCGTTAGGGCCAATGATAACGTTGAGGTCACCCGGATGCCAGCTTGTTTTTCGAAAAGAACGGAAACCTTCGATGTCGAGTTGTTTTATTTTCATAACACAGACTCCTTTTATAGCAGGTGAACGTTAGTTAGAGCCGAACGGCCTTCACTCAAAGCTGGAGCCAGAACATTTTTAGTATCGAAGATTATTTCTGCATTTTGGATGAGCATGTTGTAATCCACGTTATGCCTGTGGGCAGTCGTTATCACCACGGCATCGAAGGTTTTCAAACTCTCAGCCTTGAGAGGCACCGATCTTTGCTCCTTGCCGTTTCTCCAGACGCTGGGGCAATATGGATCATGATAGAGAACCTGCGCTCCCTTAAACTCCAGAATATCCCAGACTTTGAGAGCCGGGGACTCTCGAAGATCGTCGATGTCGCCCTTGTATGCAACCCCCATCAGGAGAATCCTGCTTCCGTTGAGAGGTTTTTGTCGATCATTGAGGAGATCCATGAGTCGTTCCACTACATGGCCCGGCATGGCGTCGTTGATTTCACCGGCGAGTTCGATAAGCCGAGTGTGATAGTCGTATTCCCTGGCCTTGTAGGTGAGGTAGAAAGGATCCAGGGGAATGCAGTGCCCACCGATGCCAGGACCTGGATAGAAGGGCACAAAGCCAAAGGGCTTGGTGGCTGCCGCCTGGATGACCTCCCAAACGTTGATACCCATCCGATGACACAGTACGGCCATTTCGTTGGCCAGGGCGCAGTTGACGATACGGAAGGTGTTTTCCAGAATTTTTGTTGCCTCGGCCTCTTTTGGGCTGGAGACCACGAAGACGGGAGCGTCCAGAACGGATTCATACAGGGTTTTGGCGATCTGCGCACAACGTTCCGTGCAGCCGCCGACGACTTTTGGGGTGTTGCTGGTTTTGTACGTTGCGTTGCCAGGATCGACTCGTTCGGGGCTGAATGCGAGGTAGATGTCCTGCCCCACGACAAGGCCCGAACTCTCAAGCAATGGCTTGAGAATTTCCTCCGTGGTGCCGGGGAACGTCGTGGACTCCAGCACCACGAGCATGT
It includes:
- a CDS encoding chromosome segregation protein SMC, whose amino-acid sequence is MKIKQLDIEGFRSFRKTSWHPGDLNVIIGPNGSGKSNLLRFLELLSLSAQGRLGKHVQSLGGMDPIVWDGKASSIKCVLKTTSLNDNRLPEQYELEMLGLGGGSAYRIGSERLTNYREVRSGSQDEPFIFLDRTGKAAVIFDASQSRFTTPEEFVSDEETLLSLTSGPFTHNPRIPPFQKWLASISIYHDIHTNRDASLRSPVVSRMEKHVDPDGQNLVSVLHTLYTSDREFKRDINSAMRSAFGNDFEELIFPPASDQRVQMRIRWKSLQREQSAAEMSDGTLRFLFLLAVLATPSPSPVIAIDEPETGLHPSMLPLVAEYAIDAASRSQVILTTHSTQLLDAFGETKPVTTVSAWNDGETVLRTLDGDELDYWLKSYSLGSLFQSGELEQMS
- a CDS encoding UDP-N-acetyl-D-glucosamine dehydrogenase; protein product: MALMDRIKDKTARIGVIGLGYVGLPLAVEKAKAGFTVVGFDVQQEKCDKVNRGENYIGDVVPEELVSLVQCGRISATTDFDRLENCDVLAICVPTPLDKFKQPNLSYVENSTAEIARRIHKDMLVVLESTTFPGTTEEILKPLLESSGLVVGQDIYLAFSPERVDPGNATYKTSNTPKVVGGCTERCAQIAKTLYESVLDAPVFVVSSPKEAEATKILENTFRIVNCALANEMAVLCHRMGINVWEVIQAAATKPFGFVPFYPGPGIGGHCIPLDPFYLTYKAREYDYHTRLIELAGEINDAMPGHVVERLMDLLNDRQKPLNGSRILLMGVAYKGDIDDLRESPALKVWDILEFKGAQVLYHDPYCPSVWRNGKEQRSVPLKAESLKTFDAVVITTAHRHNVDYNMLIQNAEIIFDTKNVLAPALSEGRSALTNVHLL